A window of Leptospira brenneri contains these coding sequences:
- a CDS encoding Hsp20/alpha crystallin family protein has translation MNTLTKDHKQETTEVSAQGKEEKTVTRVYSPNVDVLETEEAILFRVEMPGVDQSSVEISIEKDQLILEGKFVSLEETRGQVRLAEYREGNYFRKFTIGKAIHSEKATAKMKNGILELTIPKIEPKKTKIEIQK, from the coding sequence ATGAATACACTCACAAAAGATCACAAACAAGAAACCACAGAGGTTTCAGCGCAAGGAAAAGAAGAGAAAACGGTAACACGCGTTTATTCACCAAATGTGGATGTATTGGAAACAGAAGAGGCAATTTTATTTCGTGTAGAAATGCCAGGAGTCGATCAATCTTCTGTTGAGATATCCATAGAAAAGGACCAATTGATTTTGGAAGGAAAATTTGTATCCCTTGAAGAAACACGTGGTCAAGTGCGACTTGCTGAATACCGAGAAGGAAATTACTTTCGTAAATTTACGATAGGGAAAGCAATTCATTCCGAAAAAGCAACCGCAAAGATGAAGAATGGAATTTTGGAACTAACCATTCCGAAAATAGAACCTAAAAAAACAAAAATCGAAATTCAAAAATAA
- a CDS encoding GNAT family N-acetyltransferase → MSETFQIEISHTFRDFKKEEWNLLVPPDSVFQEYEFLSGLENTDCIGNSDWVPVITSARREGVLMGVLPAYLRSDSYGEYIFDFQWANAFHRAGIPYYPKLTVAVPFTPVTGTRILLHTNLNEAERESLASTLLQNLLKFGKKKETSSVHILFCKEEEQSPGIQNSFAPRLSHQYHWFNKSFANFDEFLSTLVKDRRKTIRQERRKISESGLTIQTLTGDQITEEHAHIFYEFYKDTHSKKWGQPYLNRKFFLEMHNHFRHRLVLVLASDALGKPIGGSWNVYRDGFLFGRYWGALEHVPNLHFECCYYRLIDFAIEHKMERVEAGAQGEHKFLRGYEAVPMYSLHHIYNEQGRAAIESYLEREIVMERENISAYNAQSPIKTLRGEG, encoded by the coding sequence TTGAGTGAAACGTTTCAGATAGAAATTTCCCATACATTTAGGGACTTTAAAAAGGAAGAATGGAATCTACTGGTTCCTCCTGATTCCGTCTTCCAAGAATATGAATTTTTATCGGGTTTAGAAAATACCGATTGTATCGGAAATTCCGACTGGGTTCCTGTGATCACTTCTGCTAGACGAGAAGGAGTATTGATGGGTGTCCTTCCGGCTTACCTTCGGAGTGACTCTTATGGGGAATATATCTTTGATTTCCAATGGGCCAATGCCTTTCACAGAGCGGGGATTCCTTACTATCCAAAACTTACTGTTGCGGTTCCTTTCACACCAGTGACCGGGACTCGGATCTTACTCCATACAAATTTAAACGAGGCAGAAAGAGAGTCCCTTGCCTCCACTCTATTACAAAACCTTTTAAAATTTGGGAAAAAGAAGGAAACCTCGTCGGTTCATATTTTATTTTGCAAAGAGGAAGAACAGAGTCCAGGGATTCAAAATTCTTTTGCTCCTAGACTTTCTCACCAATACCACTGGTTTAACAAAAGTTTTGCGAATTTCGATGAGTTTTTATCCACTCTTGTAAAAGATCGTAGAAAAACCATCCGCCAAGAACGAAGAAAAATATCCGAATCTGGTTTAACCATCCAAACTCTTACTGGTGACCAGATCACAGAAGAGCACGCTCATATTTTTTATGAATTCTACAAGGATACTCATTCCAAAAAATGGGGCCAACCTTATCTGAACCGGAAGTTTTTTTTGGAAATGCATAATCACTTTCGACACCGTTTGGTTCTGGTTTTGGCTTCGGACGCACTCGGAAAACCTATCGGTGGGAGTTGGAATGTCTACCGGGATGGATTTTTATTCGGACGGTATTGGGGAGCTTTAGAACATGTTCCTAATTTGCATTTTGAATGTTGTTATTACCGATTGATTGATTTTGCAATCGAACATAAAATGGAACGAGTGGAAGCCGGAGCCCAGGGAGAACATAAATTTCTGAGAGGGTACGAGGCAGTTCCCATGTACAGTTTGCATCATATTTATAATGAACAAGGGCGGGCGGCCATTGAGTCCTATTTGGAACGAGAGATTGTGATGGAAAGAGAAAATATTTCCGCTTACAATGCGCAGTCTCCAATCAAAACGCTTCGAGGAGAAGGATAA
- a CDS encoding Hsp20/alpha crystallin family protein, whose product MLFRILDPQTKGNQFWRDFDRLNDELTRSILDHQFGSSSNFPPVNVYTKEEEALVTCLLPGLEPDQIEINVKDNLLSIHGRKKAEELAEGTEVHRREIFSGEFHRTLELPFRVDQEHVLAKFTNGILNIHLPRREEDKPKKVSITIG is encoded by the coding sequence ATGTTATTCCGAATTCTAGACCCACAAACCAAAGGAAATCAGTTCTGGAGAGATTTTGACAGGCTGAACGATGAGTTGACACGTTCCATTTTGGATCACCAATTTGGTTCTTCCTCCAATTTTCCCCCAGTCAATGTATACACAAAAGAAGAAGAGGCTCTTGTGACCTGTTTACTTCCAGGTCTTGAACCAGACCAAATTGAGATCAATGTGAAAGATAATTTGTTATCAATTCACGGAAGAAAAAAAGCAGAGGAGTTGGCAGAAGGAACAGAAGTGCACCGCCGAGAAATTTTTTCTGGAGAATTTCATAGAACCTTAGAACTCCCATTCCGCGTGGATCAGGAACATGTTCTTGCTAAATTTACAAATGGGATTTTAAACATCCATCTTCCTCGTAGAGAAGAAGATAAACCTAAAAAAGTATCTATCACAATTGGATAA
- a CDS encoding VOC family protein: protein MDIRLYSINLDGGENTTLAARYYQSFLGGTLLKESFGHLELKLESGECLVFSRETEHCPVRPGTVTLTCDLSLQNHPQFSSLKLIQSVPNKNYFLYEDPWGNWIWIYFLDSKKDAN from the coding sequence TTGGATATTCGACTTTATTCTATCAATTTAGACGGTGGAGAAAACACGACTCTCGCAGCACGGTATTACCAATCGTTTCTTGGGGGGACTCTCCTAAAAGAAAGTTTTGGTCATTTGGAATTGAAATTAGAATCGGGTGAATGTTTGGTTTTTTCTCGGGAAACAGAACATTGTCCGGTACGACCAGGAACCGTCACCCTCACTTGTGATCTATCTTTACAGAACCATCCTCAATTTTCTTCCTTAAAACTCATCCAATCGGTTCCAAACAAAAACTATTTTTTATACGAGGATCCTTGGGGGAACTGGATTTGGATTTATTTTTTAGATTCTAAAAAAGATGCCAACTGA
- the hisC gene encoding histidinol-phosphate transaminase: protein MTNLSSTFSIEALVRKELPAFKPYTPGEQPGLSTSTIKLNTNENPYPPSPKIKEAVEKVLESGVLRKYPNYHGRKLQELIAKDYDLDPNQILVTNGSDEALRLLFQALVGPKDVIVAPDPTYSFYPVLTEQMMVGATYKAIPLKDDLHFDFDSLAKEKGKLLCFAHPNAPTGVEEEKSKLLNLIKNFEGIVLSDEAYIDFTEPNSSLVSEIKTHPNLVVSRTFSKSYALAGLRVGYLIGSLEVISWIRKLKDSYNVGILDQVIAEVSYADKEYFLEKRSLVISERTKLKKELESLGFEIPNSSTNFLFCKPKLGVSPESLYLQLKEKNILIRYFSTGISKDYIRITIGTPEENQTLVKTIRGLI, encoded by the coding sequence ATGACAAACTTATCTTCTACATTTTCGATAGAAGCCCTTGTGCGTAAGGAACTCCCTGCATTTAAACCTTATACACCGGGGGAACAACCTGGCCTTAGCACTTCTACTATCAAACTAAATACCAACGAAAACCCTTATCCGCCTTCTCCCAAAATTAAAGAAGCCGTAGAAAAAGTGTTAGAATCAGGTGTATTACGGAAGTATCCCAACTACCACGGTAGAAAATTACAAGAACTGATCGCAAAAGATTACGATTTAGATCCAAATCAAATTCTAGTCACCAATGGTTCCGATGAAGCCTTACGTCTGTTATTCCAAGCACTTGTGGGGCCAAAAGATGTAATTGTGGCTCCAGACCCAACTTATTCATTTTATCCTGTGCTTACGGAACAAATGATGGTGGGGGCTACTTATAAAGCGATTCCACTTAAGGATGATTTACATTTTGATTTTGATTCATTAGCAAAAGAAAAAGGCAAATTACTTTGTTTTGCTCATCCCAATGCCCCTACTGGTGTAGAAGAAGAAAAATCTAAACTTTTAAACTTAATTAAAAATTTTGAAGGTATCGTACTTTCTGATGAAGCCTATATTGATTTCACAGAACCAAACTCAAGTTTGGTTTCCGAAATCAAAACCCATCCCAATCTCGTAGTTTCTAGAACTTTTTCAAAATCTTATGCCCTTGCAGGTCTTCGTGTTGGTTACCTCATTGGGTCCTTAGAAGTAATTTCTTGGATTAGAAAACTAAAAGATTCTTATAATGTGGGAATTTTAGATCAGGTCATTGCAGAAGTTTCTTATGCAGATAAAGAATACTTCTTGGAAAAAAGGTCTCTTGTCATTTCAGAAAGAACAAAATTGAAAAAGGAATTAGAATCATTAGGATTTGAAATTCCAAACTCCTCTACGAATTTTCTATTTTGTAAACCAAAGTTAGGTGTTTCTCCCGAAAGTTTGTATTTACAATTAAAAGAAAAGAATATTCTCATTCGTTATTTTTCCACAGGAATTTCCAAAGATTATATTAGGATTACCATTGGAACACCGGAAGAAAACCAGACATTAGTAAAAACGATTCGTGGATTAATTTAA
- the clpA gene encoding ATP-dependent Clp protease ATP-binding subunit ClpA, whose translation MNLSLDLEKTLELAGKEASKYHHEFITLEHLLYGLTFNEKTKEVLISVGCDLDLLRKDLTDYFEEDLSTIAVPNLKIQPKYTVGVQFVIQFAAFHVQNSGKEEVDGNNVLVALFREEDSQAFYLLAKQEVNRLDVIKYISHGVKKETESEEPNFTEEAEVEESETGPKKSALEKFCVNLTERAREGKLDPCIGREVEIERTIHILSRRRKNNPIFVGEAGVGKTSIVEGIAERVIKGLVPKSLLNIEIYSLDMGLVMAGTKFRGEFEERLKSILQEVVGKPERIIFVDEIHTIVGAGAVSGGSLDASNLMKPALANGELKCIGTTTYKEYKSIFEKDHALSRRFQKIEVTEPSREDAIEILKGLKPKYESFHGVTYSAKAIEACVDLSSLHLRDRFLPDKAIDLMDESGAFVKLRDEKKEKSKKQVGILEIESLVAKIAKIPEKTVKADDKKKLEHLDTEIKSIVFGQDHAIEQVVDAIHYSRSGLSDEGKPIGSFLFVGPTGVGKTEVAKTLAEKMGVEFLRFDMSEYMEKHSVSRLIGSPPGYVGYDQGGQLTDAIAKNPHCVLLFDEIEKAHEDIYNILLQVMDHATLTDSTGKKADFRNVILILTTNTGAQESSKPLLGFDTDRHDDRSLKAIERTFTPEFRNRLTAVVEFGALSVQVVELVVKRMFRTLQSKASEKGIHLELSEKAVRHLAVTGYDKAMGARPIQRILNSEIGKPLSKKILFHKDKVNRYLVDVVEKDGKETLEIREISI comes from the coding sequence ATGAACCTTTCCCTTGATTTAGAAAAAACCTTAGAACTTGCGGGAAAAGAAGCAAGTAAATACCATCATGAATTTATTACATTGGAACATTTGTTATATGGTCTTACTTTTAATGAAAAAACAAAAGAAGTTTTGATTAGTGTCGGATGTGATTTGGATCTACTTAGAAAAGATCTGACGGATTACTTTGAAGAAGATCTTTCTACCATAGCTGTTCCCAACTTAAAAATCCAACCAAAATACACTGTGGGAGTACAGTTTGTCATTCAGTTTGCGGCCTTTCATGTCCAAAACTCAGGAAAAGAAGAGGTCGATGGAAATAATGTGTTAGTTGCCCTCTTTCGAGAGGAAGATAGCCAAGCCTTTTATCTCCTTGCCAAACAAGAAGTGAATCGCCTGGATGTGATCAAATATATCTCCCATGGGGTCAAAAAAGAAACCGAATCCGAGGAACCAAATTTTACAGAAGAAGCTGAGGTAGAAGAATCAGAAACTGGTCCAAAAAAATCAGCCCTTGAAAAATTTTGTGTCAATCTGACAGAGAGAGCTAGAGAGGGAAAACTAGATCCTTGTATTGGGCGTGAAGTAGAAATAGAAAGAACCATTCATATCTTATCTCGAAGAAGAAAAAATAATCCTATTTTTGTCGGGGAAGCAGGTGTCGGAAAAACTTCTATCGTAGAAGGAATTGCAGAACGAGTGATCAAGGGACTTGTTCCGAAGAGTTTACTCAATATCGAAATTTATTCTCTGGATATGGGCCTTGTGATGGCGGGAACAAAATTTCGTGGAGAATTTGAAGAAAGACTCAAATCCATCTTACAAGAAGTTGTCGGTAAACCTGAACGAATTATTTTTGTGGATGAAATCCATACGATCGTGGGAGCGGGTGCTGTGTCTGGTGGAAGTTTGGATGCATCCAATTTAATGAAACCAGCACTAGCCAATGGAGAACTCAAATGCATTGGCACCACAACTTACAAAGAGTATAAATCCATATTCGAGAAAGACCATGCCCTTTCCCGAAGGTTTCAAAAAATTGAAGTCACCGAACCTTCTAGAGAAGATGCGATTGAAATCTTAAAAGGCCTCAAACCAAAATATGAATCCTTTCATGGCGTGACTTATAGTGCTAAAGCCATTGAAGCTTGTGTGGATTTATCCAGTTTACATCTTCGAGACAGATTTTTGCCAGACAAAGCCATTGATTTGATGGATGAATCGGGCGCCTTTGTAAAGTTACGTGATGAAAAAAAGGAAAAATCAAAAAAACAAGTAGGGATTTTAGAAATAGAATCTCTTGTCGCCAAAATTGCCAAAATTCCTGAAAAAACAGTGAAGGCTGACGACAAAAAGAAATTAGAACATTTGGATACAGAAATTAAATCAATCGTTTTTGGCCAAGACCATGCCATTGAACAGGTAGTAGATGCCATCCATTATTCTCGTTCCGGTTTAAGTGATGAAGGAAAACCCATTGGTAGTTTTCTTTTTGTTGGACCTACCGGTGTTGGTAAAACGGAAGTGGCTAAAACTTTGGCAGAAAAGATGGGTGTGGAGTTTTTACGTTTTGATATGAGTGAATACATGGAAAAACATTCCGTTTCACGTCTGATCGGAAGCCCTCCCGGTTATGTGGGGTATGACCAAGGTGGTCAACTCACAGATGCGATTGCCAAAAATCCACATTGTGTTTTGTTATTTGATGAGATAGAAAAAGCTCATGAAGATATTTATAATATTTTGTTACAAGTGATGGACCATGCGACACTTACGGATAGCACGGGAAAAAAAGCAGATTTTCGAAATGTGATTCTCATCTTAACGACTAATACCGGAGCCCAGGAAAGTTCGAAACCACTCCTAGGGTTTGATACGGATCGTCATGATGACCGGTCTTTAAAAGCAATTGAACGAACCTTCACTCCCGAATTCCGCAACCGTCTGACTGCAGTAGTGGAATTTGGTGCCTTGTCTGTCCAGGTTGTAGAGTTAGTTGTCAAAAGGATGTTCCGAACTTTACAATCCAAAGCGAGTGAAAAAGGAATCCATTTGGAATTATCCGAAAAAGCAGTGAGGCATTTGGCAGTCACTGGTTATGATAAAGCCATGGGTGCAAGACCCATCCAAAGAATTTTAAATTCGGAAATTGGTAAGCCGCTTTCCAAAAAAATTCTTTTCCATAAAGATAAGGTAAATCGTTACCTCGTTGATGTGGTGGAAAAGGATGGGAAGGAAACTTTAGAGATTCGGGAAATATCTATTTAA
- a CDS encoding 2-isopropylmalate synthase yields the protein MIWKEMEDYVRIFDTTLRDGEQCPGAAMSEDEKVEIAQHLARMKVDIIEAGFPVSSPVQFKAVERIAREIEGPVICGLARALRPDLEAARDALKPAKLKRIHTFIASSPIHMKHKLGKSPSEVLEMARTAVKMARDFVTDVEFSPEDATRSEWEFLRELVEAVIEEGATTINIPDTVGYTTPQEYMDLFRFLKKEVKGADKVIFSAHCHNDLGLAVANSLATVLAGGRQIECTINGIGERSGNTAMEEVVMALKTRKDAFGVETRIDSTLITRGSHLVKTTTGMVVQPNKAIVGANAFAHESGIHQDGVIKNRQTYEIMTPESVGLKSNRMVLGRHSGRAGFKDRIIRMGFDPKPEEIDNAYNRFLEIADKKKEVFDEDIAALFQGEISRSQVDEIYRLVSFEQNTGTNKTPDSKISLQIKGEIKQGEAHGDGPVDSIFKAINQVTGLSPLLSRLVISPVTEGTDAMAEASVTLEDGERRVVGKGDSTDIIEACAKAYINALNRL from the coding sequence ATGATCTGGAAGGAGATGGAAGATTACGTACGCATATTTGATACCACTTTAAGGGACGGAGAACAATGCCCTGGCGCAGCCATGAGCGAAGATGAAAAGGTAGAAATTGCCCAACACCTGGCTCGTATGAAAGTGGATATCATCGAAGCTGGATTTCCAGTTTCTTCTCCTGTACAATTTAAAGCCGTAGAACGAATCGCCCGTGAAATTGAAGGCCCCGTCATTTGTGGACTGGCAAGGGCCCTTCGTCCCGATTTGGAAGCCGCACGGGACGCCCTAAAACCCGCTAAACTCAAAAGAATTCATACCTTTATTGCCTCTTCTCCCATCCATATGAAACATAAATTGGGTAAGTCGCCCTCTGAGGTTTTAGAAATGGCCAGAACCGCAGTGAAGATGGCAAGAGACTTTGTTACCGATGTCGAATTTTCACCAGAAGATGCTACCAGGTCAGAATGGGAATTCTTACGTGAGTTAGTCGAGGCAGTGATCGAAGAAGGAGCCACCACCATCAACATTCCCGACACTGTAGGTTATACAACTCCCCAAGAGTATATGGATTTATTTCGTTTTCTAAAAAAAGAAGTGAAGGGTGCCGACAAGGTTATCTTTTCTGCACATTGCCATAACGATCTTGGTCTTGCTGTTGCAAACTCACTGGCTACCGTTCTTGCAGGTGGACGTCAAATCGAATGTACGATCAACGGAATTGGAGAACGATCCGGAAACACTGCCATGGAAGAAGTGGTAATGGCCTTAAAAACTAGAAAAGATGCCTTTGGGGTGGAAACAAGAATAGATTCCACTCTGATCACTCGTGGTTCTCATTTGGTAAAAACTACAACAGGAATGGTAGTACAACCTAACAAAGCCATTGTGGGTGCGAACGCTTTTGCTCACGAATCAGGAATCCACCAAGATGGTGTGATTAAAAACAGACAAACTTATGAAATTATGACTCCTGAATCCGTAGGCCTCAAATCCAATCGAATGGTGCTTGGACGTCACTCGGGTCGCGCTGGTTTTAAAGACAGAATCATTCGTATGGGATTTGACCCAAAACCAGAAGAAATAGACAATGCATACAATCGCTTCCTTGAAATTGCTGATAAAAAAAAGGAAGTTTTTGATGAAGACATCGCGGCCCTTTTTCAAGGTGAGATCAGTCGTTCACAAGTAGATGAAATCTATCGTTTGGTTTCTTTTGAACAAAATACCGGAACGAACAAAACTCCCGATTCCAAAATTTCACTTCAAATCAAAGGAGAAATCAAACAAGGTGAAGCCCATGGTGATGGTCCGGTTGATAGTATCTTCAAAGCCATTAACCAAGTGACTGGTCTTTCCCCACTCCTTTCTAGACTTGTGATCTCTCCTGTCACAGAAGGAACCGATGCTATGGCAGAAGCTTCCGTGACTTTGGAAGATGGAGAACGTCGGGTGGTTGGTAAAGGTGATTCCACAGATATCATTGAAGCCTGTGCGAAAGCCTATATCAATGCCCTGAACCGGTTATAA
- a CDS encoding RidA family protein yields the protein MSIQDTLKQLGLEIPSVPGALAAYIPSKRSGNLVFTSGQLPLVGGKLKKTGKVGKDLSLEEAKEEAKQCVLNALAATLLHIESLEKIKSIVKLGVFVSGTPDFTEQHLVANGASELLAAIFGDKGKHARFAIGVSSLPLDASVELEMVAEVE from the coding sequence ATGTCGATCCAAGATACTTTGAAACAATTGGGCTTAGAAATTCCTTCCGTGCCGGGAGCCTTAGCTGCTTATATCCCTTCCAAAAGGTCAGGAAACCTTGTTTTCACCTCTGGGCAATTGCCCCTCGTCGGTGGAAAACTGAAAAAAACAGGAAAGGTTGGTAAGGATCTAAGCCTTGAAGAGGCCAAAGAGGAAGCCAAACAATGTGTTTTAAATGCTTTGGCCGCAACATTGTTACACATTGAGTCTTTAGAGAAAATCAAATCGATTGTCAAACTTGGTGTTTTTGTTTCGGGAACTCCAGACTTCACCGAACAACATTTAGTTGCCAATGGTGCATCAGAACTTCTCGCTGCAATTTTTGGAGACAAAGGAAAACATGCAAGGTTTGCCATTGGAGTCAGTTCTCTTCCCCTAGATGCGAGTGTAGAACTGGAAATGGTTGCAGAAGTAGAATGA
- the clpS gene encoding ATP-dependent Clp protease adapter ClpS, with the protein MSDPKRKSYTDMNVELLEREKQKKKLKKPDRYKVILINDDYTPQEFVVYVLANVFRKSMEESRQIMWKAHTSGSAVCGVYSLDIARTKVAEVHKLADDAGHPLQCQLAKEEDE; encoded by the coding sequence ATGTCAGATCCCAAACGAAAATCTTACACGGATATGAATGTGGAACTTCTCGAAAGAGAAAAACAGAAAAAGAAATTAAAAAAACCGGATCGGTATAAGGTCATCCTCATCAATGATGATTACACTCCCCAGGAATTTGTAGTTTATGTACTAGCTAATGTTTTTAGGAAATCTATGGAAGAATCTCGTCAAATTATGTGGAAGGCACATACTTCTGGTTCTGCAGTTTGCGGGGTCTATTCTTTGGACATTGCTAGGACAAAAGTGGCAGAAGTACATAAATTAGCGGATGATGCCGGGCACCCATTACAATGCCAACTGGCAAAAGAGGAGGACGAATGA